One part of the Coffea eugenioides isolate CCC68of chromosome 10, Ceug_1.0, whole genome shotgun sequence genome encodes these proteins:
- the LOC113749259 gene encoding probable calcium-binding protein CML23 codes for MAIDGPRPASGPRPASGDGKLAMNLEEFKVWLQRHFDTDNDGRISQEELREAIRAKGGWFTRWKSKKAMKRADKDGNGFIDEDEIDNLKDFALKHLEGKNGVTVFLIKPIDGKA; via the exons ATGGCAATCGATGGTCCTCGCCCTGCATCGGGTCCTCGCCCTGCATCAGGCGACGGCAagcttgcaatgaatttggaaGAGTTCAAGGTATGGCTACAAAGGCACTTTGATACTGACAACGACGGCCGAATTAGCCAAGAAGAACTGCGGGAGGCCATCCGTGCAAAGGGAGGCTGGTTCACCAGATGGAAGAGTAAGAAGGCAATGAAGCGTGCAGACAAGGATGGCAATGGATTCATTGACGAGGACGAAATCGACAACCTCAAAGACTTTGCTCTGAAGCATCTTG AAGGGAAGAATGGAGTAACTGTTTTCCTGATAAAGCCAATAGATGGGAAGGCTTGA